The sequence below is a genomic window from Acidobacteriota bacterium.
TCATGACGGACGTCGAGTTCGCCGAGATCCGCTACAGCGGGAAGCCCGCGACGTTTCTGCGCGGCTTCCGCGCCCTCTACCTCGCGCTCCCGATCAACCTCATCATCCTCGGCTGGGTCACGCTCGCGATGGTCAAGATCCTCCAGATCTCGCTTGGGATCCGCCCGCTGTGGGCCGTCGGCCTCTGTTTCGTCATCACGGTCGGCTACTCGGCGGCCGCGGGAATGTGGGCCGTCCTCTGGACCGACCTCGTCCAGCTCGTCATCAAGATGACCGCCGTCATCCTCCTCGCGTACTTCGCCGTGAAGAAGGTCGGCGGCATCGTCGCGCTCGAGGAGGGGCTCGCGAAGCACTTCGGCTCCGTCGACGCGGCGATCTCGTTCCTCCCGCCCGCGGGCTCCGCGTGGATGCCCGCGATCGCGCTCTTCACGTTCCTCGGCGTGCAGTGGTGGGCCGCGTGGTACCCCGGCGCCGAGCCCGGCGGCGGCGGCTACGTCGCGCAACGGATCTTCTCGGCGAAGACCGAGCGCGACGGCATCCTCGCGACGCTGTTCTTCAACGTCGGCCATTACGCGCTCCGGCCGTGGCCGTGGATCCTCACGGGCCTCGCGACGGTCCTTCTCTACCCCGCCGGCGTCCTCGTGAACGGCAAGCCCGACCACGAGGCCGCGTACGTCCAGGCCATGGTCGACCTCATGCCCGCCGGCTGGAAGGGCTTCATGCTCGCGGGCTTTGCGGCGGCCTACATGTCTACGGTCGGGACCCACTTGAACTGGGGGGCGTCGTACCTGGTTGGGGACGTTTATAAGAGATTTCTTAGAAAGGGTAAGAGCGAGAAGCACTACGTCGCGGTCTCGCGCTGGACGACGGTTGGTTTGTTTCTGCTCTCCATCGGCGTCACGCTGAACCTCTCGTCCATCGAGGGCGCGTGGCGATTCCTGCTCGCGCTCGGCAGCGGGACGGGCCTCGTCCTGATCCTCCGCTGGTACTGGTGGCGCATCAACGCGTGGAGCGAGATCGCCGCGATGGTGACGTCTCTCGTGGTGTCGATTTCGGCGTTCTGGTTCGTTCCGAAGGGGACGGGGCCGGGCGCCGTGTTCGAACAGCAGGCGATCGTCATGCTCGTGACGGTCGTCGCGACGACGGTCGTCTGGCTCACCGTCACGTTTCTGACCGAGCCCGAGCCGGACGCGACGCTCGACGCGTTCTACCTCCGCGTGCGCCCCGGCGGACCAGGCTGGGCGCGCGTCTCGGCGCGGCTCGGGTTCGGACGCGAGCCCATCCCCGGCGGAGCGATGTCGTTCCTGAACTGGGCGCTCGGGATCATCCTCGTCTACACCGCGCTCTTCGGCATCGGCAAGATCGTCTTCGGGCGCGTCCCGACCGGTCTCGAGCTCCTCGGCGTCGCGGCCGTCGCCTTCGTTCTCATCATGCGGAACCTCGGACGGGAAGAGAAGAAGCGCGCGGCCGGCGGTGACACCGCGCCCTGACGGGCGGCGCGCGGCGTTCCGGGCCGCCGCCGCGACCGCCCTCGCCGCCCTCGCAGCGGCGGCCGCGGGCCTGCCGCTCGCGGCGCCCGGCCTCGTGGAGGAGTGGTCGTTCCGCTGGGCGTTCGACCGCGGCCAGCCGTGGATCGCGCCGGACCTTCTCGTCGCGATGCCGACGCGCCCGCTCACGGGAGTTCCCCACGCCCTCGGCCGCGCGCTCACTCCGGATTCCTTCCTCGGCGAGAAGCTCGTCCTCCTCGCCCTCCTCGCGGGAACGGCCGTCGCCGCGGCCGCCTTGCTCGCCCGCTTCGTCCCCGTGCCGGCCGCCGCGGCCGCGGGCGCCGTCCTCGCGGCCATGGCGCCCGCCGACTCCGCTCTCTTCCTGACGAGGGACCTCCCGAATCACGCGGCCGTCCTGTTCACCATTCTCGCGATCGTGCTCCTCGCACGAGCCGCCGAGCGCCGGCGGCCGGGCGCGGCCGCGGGCATGGTCCTCTGCGAGGCGGCCGCGCTCGGCCTTTACGAGAGCCCGATCCTCGTCCTCCTCGCGGCGCCCGCGTTGCTTCCCCTCCTCGTGCACGGGGGTCGCCGGACGCCGCGCCTCCTTCTGGCCCTCTGGCTGCTCGCTCCTCTCGCATTCGTGATCCGCGCCCTCGTCCTCCTCGCGCGGGGTGGAACCTACGTCACGAGCCTCTGGGTTCCGGGCTCCGAGTCGACCCTGGCGCGTGCGGCCGGGACGATCGGGGCCGTGATCCGGATGGCGGGGCGCGAGTTCGCCGCCCCGCTCCGAGAGGGCGGCGCGGCCCTGGCCGCCGCTCGCGGGGGCGACCTCGCCGCCGTCCTCCTTCTGGCCCTCGCCGCCGCCGTGCTCGTCCGCGGAGAGGGCTCCGCGGTGCCCGTCCGCCTGCGCGTCGTTTTCGGCGCAGGGCTCGGGCTCCTCGTCCTCGGCGTGCTCCCCTTCGCGGCCGCGCCCGTGCTGCGCGAGGAGTCGCGGCGCGTCCACCTCCTCGCGTCCATCGGAGCGGGTGTCGCCACCGCGGCGGCGCTCGCCGCCCTCCGGCGCCCCTCCCTGAGGATCGGGGCGAGCGTGACGCTGGTGGCTCTCTCGGCCGCCGCCGGAGGCGCGCGGCGCGATCACGTCGCCGCCTCGGCGGAGCGAGTCGGCGGCCTCGTGCGTTCGCTCGCCGAGGGCGCACCCTCCCCGCCGCCGGGCACGGTTCTTCTCCTGGCCGATTCGGACGGCCCGCCGCGCACGGAGGACGTTCTCGGGCTGACGATCACGGACGTCCACCTCGCCGACGCGCTCCGGGTCGTCCATCAGCAAGCGGATCTCCTCGTCTACGTCTACGGGCGCGACCTGCGCTATCGCTGGAACGGGACGCCGGAGGCCCGCGAGGATGGCGTGACGGTGCGCTGGGGCGACGGGTCCGCGTCGCTCGTCCCATGGGAGAAGGTCGCCGTGTTCCGCGAGGACGCGAGCGGCAGGGTGACGCGGCTCGACGAGCTCCCGCGTGGCGCGTTTCCGCTCGCGACGCCGCCCGACATGGGGCGGCTGATCCCGCAGACGGGGCCGCCGCCGCCGCGCCTCGAAACGCTCTGCCCTCCGCTCAACGGGATGCCAGCTCGAGCTCCTTCTCGACGGCCGGCAGGCGCGGGTGGTCCGGCTTGAGCCTGCGGTACGTCGCCGCCGAATCACCGAGGAGCGCGCGCGCCTCTGCGCGCGGCGCGCCGCCCGGCTTCTTCGCGAGCGTCGCGCCGAGCTCGTAGCGCGTCAGAGCGACCGGGAGACTCCCGGCCCCGTGGAGTTTCGTCTGCGTCGCAAGCGCGCGGCGCAGCTCCGATTCGGACTCGTCGAGGCGGCCCCGGCCGCGCAGGATCGCGCCCAGCCGCGAGCGCGCCTCTGCGGTCTCCCGCCCGTCGGGACCCAGGATTTCCTCGAGCTTCGCCACGGCGGCGCGCTGGAGCGTCTCCGCCTCCGCGAGGCGTCCCTGCAGAGCGACCTGCTCGGCGAGATTCGACGTCGACTGCCACACGAACGCGTGCTTCTCGCCGAGGACCTCGCGGAAGAGGGCCACGACCTCGAGGAGGAGGGCCTCCGCCCGGGCGTGGTCGCCGCGGCGGGAGGCGATGAGTGCGAGGCCGTTCGTGCACTTGCCGACCTCGAAGTGCTTCGGGTCCACGCCCCGGAAGATCGCGAGCGCCGCCTTGTAGTAGGGCTCCGATTCGTCGAGTCGCCCCTGGTTCAGGCAGAAGAGCGCGTAGAGCTGAAGGCTCTGGCCCGTCGCCACGTGGGCGGGACCGAGAGTCGCGCGGCGCACCTCGAGCGAGCGGCGAAAGAGGCGGTCGGCCTCCTCGAAACGGGAGCGCCGCTCGAGAAGGACGGCGCGGTTCAGGTAGCTCTGGCCGAGGGTGGGGTGCTCCGAGCCCAGGCTGCGCTCGAGAACGGCCTCGGACCGCGTGTACGCGCTCTCGGCTTCGTCGAGGCGGTCCAGCTCCTCGAGGAGGACGCCGAGGTTCCGGAGGTGGATCGCGGTGAGCGGATCCGAGTCCCCGAGCTCGCGGCGGTACGCCTCCCACACGCGGCGCTCGGCGGCCTCCGCGTCCGCGACGCGGCCCTTCCAGAACAGGACCTGCGCCCAGTCGCTCCGGGCCCGCGCCGTCGTGAGGCTGTCGGGCCCCTCCCGCGCTTCGAGGATCTTCAGGGCGGCGTCGAGCTTCTTCTCCGCCTCGTCGAGCTTGCCCTCGCCCGTGAGCACCGAGCCGAGCGTGGCGAGGCTGCTTCCCACCGCCGCATGGTCGGGCGCGAACTTCTTCCGCCGGATCGCGAGCGCCTTCTCCGCGAGCACGCGCGACGGCGCGAGCCGCCCGAGGCTGCGGTCGATGCGCGCGACCGTCTCGAGGAGCTCGGCCTGGACTTCCGGTTCGTTCGCAAGGCCCGTCTGCAGCCGGCGGGCGCCCTCGTCGAGGACCTGCGCCGCCGTGAGCGTCTGGCCCGCGGACTGCTCGGGATCGGCGACCTCGAACAGGCTCACGAGGAACTCCTTGACGCGCGAGGCGCGGCGCGCCTGCGCCGAGGCCTCCGCGGCGGCCTCCCGCGCCTTCTTCGCCTGCCACGACGTCCCGGCGAGGCCCGCGACGAGCGCGAGGAAGACGAGCGACGTAGCCCCGACCATCGCGCGGTGCCGCCGCACGAACTTCCCCGTCCGGTAGCCCAGCGTGTCGGGTCGCGCCGTGACCGGCCTCCCCTCGAGAACGCGGCGGAGCTCCTCGGCGAGGAGCGCCGCGGACGGATAGCGGCGCTCCGGCTCTCGGCGCAGGCACTTCAGGAGCACCGCGTCGAGGTCGCCCGAGAGCCTTTCCGGCAGGTGCGCGGCCTCGCGCGGGTCGTAGCCCGCCGCGGCGGCGCTCTTCAGGGCGAGCCGGCTCGGCCGCTCGGCGGTCTCGGCATCGAGCCGCGCCGCGAGTCCCGCCGCCGGGACGCCCCGGCGGTCGTGCGGGAGCGCGCCCGTCAGGAGCTGGACCGCGAGCACGCCGAGCGCATAGACGTCCGTGGCGGTCGTGACCGGCTCGCCGAGAATCTGTTCGGGTGCTGCGTACGCGGGCGTCAGAACGCGCTCGTCCACGCGCGTCCTGTCGGAGTCCTCCTCGTCCGGGGAGAGAACTTTCGCGATCCCGAAGTCGAGGAGCTTGACCGTCCCGTCCGCCGTCACGAGCACGTTGGAAGGCTTGATGTCCCGGTGGACGACGAGTCGGCGGTGCGCCGCATCGACCGCCTCGCAGCACGTGACGAGAAGCGCGACGCGGGACGTGAGAGAAACGGCCCTTGCCGCGCAGTACTCCGTGATCGGCCTGCCGTCGACGGCCTCCAGCACGAAGTACGGACGGCCCGCGGCGGCGCCGCCGTCGAGGAGGCGCGCGATGTTCGGATGCTCGAGGTGCGCGAGGACCTGCCGCTCGCGCAGGAAGCGTGCGCGGATCGATTCGGAGTCGATCCCGCGGCGCAGAAGCTTGAGGGCCGCCTTCTGCTCGAAGGCCCCGTCGGCCCGTGCGGCGAGGTACACGTCGCCCATGCCGCCGCGCCCGAGGAGCGACAGGAGCCGCCACGCCCCGACGACCTCGCCGCTCTCGTCCGCTGCGCCGGG
It includes:
- a CDS encoding Na+:solute symporter yields the protein MNLTLLDWAIVVAYFALSIGIGFAFTKKGGESLEEYFVAGRKVPWWLAGAAMIATTFAADTPLVVTGLVAAHGVAGNWIWWNFVMSGTLTVFLYARLWRRAKVMTDVEFAEIRYSGKPATFLRGFRALYLALPINLIILGWVTLAMVKILQISLGIRPLWAVGLCFVITVGYSAAAGMWAVLWTDLVQLVIKMTAVILLAYFAVKKVGGIVALEEGLAKHFGSVDAAISFLPPAGSAWMPAIALFTFLGVQWWAAWYPGAEPGGGGYVAQRIFSAKTERDGILATLFFNVGHYALRPWPWILTGLATVLLYPAGVLVNGKPDHEAAYVQAMVDLMPAGWKGFMLAGFAAAYMSTVGTHLNWGASYLVGDVYKRFLRKGKSEKHYVAVSRWTTVGLFLLSIGVTLNLSSIEGAWRFLLALGSGTGLVLILRWYWWRINAWSEIAAMVTSLVVSISAFWFVPKGTGPGAVFEQQAIVMLVTVVATTVVWLTVTFLTEPEPDATLDAFYLRVRPGGPGWARVSARLGFGREPIPGGAMSFLNWALGIILVYTALFGIGKIVFGRVPTGLELLGVAAVAFVLIMRNLGREEKKRAAGGDTAP
- a CDS encoding serine/threonine protein kinase, yielding MTDRAAARLLFEELVDLPAPDREERLRAEGARDPALTAAVRRLLAADDHAGGFLEGDAAAWAPELVRDLLVGEDAPGAADESGEVVGAWRLLSLLGRGGMGDVYLAARADGAFEQKAALKLLRRGIDSESIRARFLRERQVLAHLEHPNIARLLDGGAAAGRPYFVLEAVDGRPITEYCAARAVSLTSRVALLVTCCEAVDAAHRRLVVHRDIKPSNVLVTADGTVKLLDFGIAKVLSPDEEDSDRTRVDERVLTPAYAAPEQILGEPVTTATDVYALGVLAVQLLTGALPHDRRGVPAAGLAARLDAETAERPSRLALKSAAAAGYDPREAAHLPERLSGDLDAVLLKCLRREPERRYPSAALLAEELRRVLEGRPVTARPDTLGYRTGKFVRRHRAMVGATSLVFLALVAGLAGTSWQAKKAREAAAEASAQARRASRVKEFLVSLFEVADPEQSAGQTLTAAQVLDEGARRLQTGLANEPEVQAELLETVARIDRSLGRLAPSRVLAEKALAIRRKKFAPDHAAVGSSLATLGSVLTGEGKLDEAEKKLDAALKILEAREGPDSLTTARARSDWAQVLFWKGRVADAEAAERRVWEAYRRELGDSDPLTAIHLRNLGVLLEELDRLDEAESAYTRSEAVLERSLGSEHPTLGQSYLNRAVLLERRSRFEEADRLFRRSLEVRRATLGPAHVATGQSLQLYALFCLNQGRLDESEPYYKAALAIFRGVDPKHFEVGKCTNGLALIASRRGDHARAEALLLEVVALFREVLGEKHAFVWQSTSNLAEQVALQGRLAEAETLQRAAVAKLEEILGPDGRETAEARSRLGAILRGRGRLDESESELRRALATQTKLHGAGSLPVALTRYELGATLAKKPGGAPRAEARALLGDSAATYRRLKPDHPRLPAVEKELELASR